From a region of the Deinococcus metallilatus genome:
- a CDS encoding ABC transporter substrate-binding protein: protein MKHGRLLTSALALTAFGAISAQAQTTLVIGIQSDPTGFDPEAILNNTSGFVMSTVYDSLVKYKRGTVEVEPGLAQSWKISPDGKTYTFTLRKGVTFQDGTPFNAQTFVKSLDRLFKKNDSAYIYNTGPVESYIDFTYGPMDSYQATGPYTVQFKLKKPFAPFLTSLAMVWNGVVSPAAAAKFGKDFRNNPVGTGPFVFKEWVRGDHVTLAANPNYWGGKPKVDRLIFKVIPDPQAAVLALKRGEVQILADVSNQTIPAIRADPNLRLLTQPGLTISGVSLPFNVKPFSDVRVRQALNYAIDKDALNRTLYQGLAKTLTSPLPEAQWGFDPSLKGYPYDPQKAKQLLTAAGYPNGFTAELLAYNTARGYNPAGPQLAIAIQGYLKQIGVNVNVKQMEFGSFLSTVRSGKYGGMALTGWSGDNGDPDNFLYELFASPNIPVGNTSGYKNPKVDALLQQAQFSTDRNQRVKLYQQAQRQIMQDAPWIFVNSTLQVRAARKEVQGLTLNPTQMFLDMQDVSLTK from the coding sequence ATGAAACACGGAAGGCTTCTCACGTCGGCCCTGGCCCTCACCGCGTTCGGCGCGATCAGCGCACAGGCACAAACCACCCTGGTGATCGGCATTCAGTCCGATCCCACCGGCTTCGATCCAGAGGCGATCCTCAACAACACCTCGGGCTTCGTCATGTCGACGGTGTACGACAGCCTGGTGAAGTACAAACGCGGCACCGTCGAGGTGGAGCCTGGACTCGCGCAGAGCTGGAAGATTTCCCCCGACGGCAAGACGTATACCTTCACCCTGCGGAAGGGGGTCACCTTCCAGGACGGCACGCCCTTCAACGCGCAGACCTTCGTGAAAAGCCTGGACCGCCTCTTCAAGAAGAACGATTCCGCCTACATCTACAACACCGGCCCCGTCGAGAGTTACATCGACTTCACGTACGGTCCCATGGACAGTTACCAAGCCACCGGCCCCTACACCGTCCAGTTCAAGCTCAAGAAGCCGTTCGCCCCGTTCCTCACCAGTCTGGCGATGGTCTGGAACGGGGTCGTGAGTCCTGCGGCCGCCGCAAAGTTCGGCAAGGACTTCCGCAACAACCCGGTCGGCACCGGCCCCTTCGTCTTCAAGGAGTGGGTGCGGGGCGATCACGTCACCCTCGCTGCCAACCCCAACTACTGGGGGGGCAAGCCCAAGGTGGACCGCCTCATCTTCAAGGTGATTCCCGATCCGCAGGCGGCGGTCCTGGCCCTGAAACGCGGGGAGGTGCAGATTCTCGCGGACGTCAGCAACCAGACCATCCCGGCCATCCGCGCCGACCCGAACCTGCGGCTCCTGACGCAGCCCGGTCTCACTATCAGCGGCGTCAGCCTGCCCTTCAATGTGAAGCCCTTCAGTGACGTGCGGGTGCGCCAGGCCCTGAACTACGCCATCGACAAGGACGCCCTGAACCGCACGCTGTACCAGGGCCTTGCCAAGACCCTCACCTCGCCCCTGCCAGAAGCGCAGTGGGGGTTCGACCCGAGCCTGAAGGGATATCCGTACGACCCGCAAAAGGCCAAGCAATTGCTCACCGCCGCTGGCTACCCCAACGGCTTCACTGCTGAACTCCTCGCTTACAACACCGCGCGCGGCTACAATCCTGCCGGGCCGCAACTCGCCATCGCCATCCAGGGGTACCTCAAACAGATCGGCGTGAACGTGAACGTGAAGCAGATGGAGTTCGGCTCGTTCCTCAGCACCGTCCGCTCGGGCAAGTATGGCGGTATGGCCCTCACCGGCTGGTCGGGCGACAACGGCGACCCCGACAACTTCCTGTACGAGCTGTTCGCCTCGCCCAACATCCCCGTCGGGAATACCTCCGGTTACAAGAATCCCAAGGTGGACGCCCTGCTCCAGCAGGCGCAGTTCAGCACCGACCGGAACCAACGTGTGAAGCTCTACCAGCAGGCGCAACGCCAGATCATGCAGGATGCGCCGTGGATTTTCGTCAACTCCACCTTGCAGGTGCGCGCGGCGCGCAAGGAAGTGCAGGGCCTCACCTTGAATCCCACGCAGATGTTCCTGGACATGCAGGACGTCTCGCTGACGAAGTGA
- a CDS encoding GntR family transcriptional regulator, producing the protein MVAVPPLFSRDFRINRSTSIPIGLQIKGRVEYGIACGDFPPGTRLPTVRDLAHELGVSPVTVSQVYRQLQEEGLISSQPGRGTFVNELPAAYPAPGQLAHLDGLIDRIIAEAIHVGFDQQQLLKRISARPYTLPSAGVRVMFIGRFQDATEDYVRFLQTLTPSSTQWTATTLQEFETVLAQAPAPDLIVTLPNLVLDLRQQVGEAPPITDMLFIPSETTRIALAALDPRAQVVAVSTLPEFITTLRAGIERFAPHVPDVTYILHDAPQLAELVATADAVVYATGSGKVRDLTPSRTKVFEYRYAPDPLYFEQHVLPSLRAIQAKKQQDAREEPTGLNGETTE; encoded by the coding sequence ATGGTTGCCGTTCCTCCCCTGTTCAGCCGCGACTTCCGGATCAACCGGAGTACGTCGATCCCGATTGGCCTCCAGATCAAGGGGCGGGTCGAGTACGGCATTGCCTGCGGCGACTTCCCTCCGGGGACGCGCCTTCCCACTGTGCGTGATCTGGCGCACGAACTGGGGGTTTCTCCTGTCACCGTGTCCCAGGTGTACCGACAGTTGCAGGAAGAAGGGCTGATTTCATCCCAACCGGGCCGGGGAACCTTCGTGAACGAGTTGCCCGCCGCGTACCCGGCCCCGGGGCAGCTCGCGCACCTTGACGGGTTGATCGACCGGATCATTGCGGAGGCCATCCACGTCGGCTTCGATCAGCAGCAACTGCTCAAGCGCATCTCCGCCAGGCCGTATACCCTGCCCTCCGCAGGTGTCCGGGTGATGTTCATCGGGCGCTTTCAGGACGCCACGGAAGATTACGTGCGCTTCCTGCAAACACTCACGCCGTCCTCCACGCAGTGGACCGCGACCACCTTGCAGGAGTTTGAGACAGTGCTGGCACAGGCACCCGCGCCTGATCTGATTGTGACGCTGCCGAACCTGGTGCTGGACCTGCGCCAGCAGGTGGGGGAGGCACCCCCCATCACCGACATGCTCTTCATCCCGAGTGAAACGACCCGCATCGCCCTCGCGGCCCTCGACCCGCGCGCGCAGGTGGTCGCCGTGTCCACCCTGCCGGAGTTCATCACGACCCTGCGTGCTGGCATCGAGCGCTTCGCGCCGCACGTGCCGGACGTGACCTACATCCTGCATGACGCCCCTCAGCTCGCGGAGCTGGTCGCGACGGCCGACGCCGTCGTGTATGCCACGGGGTCGGGCAAAGTCCGCGATCTGACCCCCTCCAGAACGAAGGTCTTCGAGTACCGCTACGCGCCTGACCCACTGTACTTCGAGCAGCACGTGTTGCCTTCTCTCCGAGCGATCCAGGCGAAGAAGCAGCAGGACGCCCGCGAGGAGCCCACCGGCCTGAACGGAGAAACCACCGAGTAA